ccagagaaggcaggcagagccaaggcaaaagaaccaagtgtgcatcggattggatgcggaaacgattgggaaatctttgcagtgcaggataaaagcagaaccaaaagcaaatatgctaaagcaaacttaagataattagctaccggtataacttaccggcataaaatgttgtaggataagcaaaagcggacttaaggttttacatcatacaccccggcataccggggtcaaaTTTAACAAAGTCTGTTGTAAAGCAAACAGGAGCAGATAACTTGTTCAGGCCACGGGGGCATCAGGTGGAGCGGCACCGGCCTCAGcgtcttcagggggagcagcgccggcctcgggagcttccggcggcacgtcctcagcagcctcatcttcatctccctcgtcttcttcttcctcatcgctgaggtagtccttgacaccaggagggggagggatgaaggtgcggacctcggcatattcagcaagccggtaggcccggtcctgctgttggagatatgcccaagaggcaataataaagtggttgttataatatctttgtgtttatgataaatgtttatataccatgctataattgtattaaccgaaacattgatacatgtgtgttatgtaaacaacaaggagtccctagtaagcctcttgtataactagcttgttgattaatagatgatcatggtttcgtgatcatgaacattggatgttattaataacaaggttatgtcattagttgaatgatataatggacacacacccagatgagcgtagcataagatcaagtcatcaagttcatttgctataagctttcaatacatagttgtcttaatccttcgaccatgagatcatgtaaatcacttacaccgaaagggtactttgattacatcaaacgtcattgcgtaaatgggtgacaataaagatgggattaagtatttggaaagtgtgagttgaggcatatggatcaacagtgggatttgtccatcctgatgacggatagatatactctgggccctctcggtggaatgtcatctgattagcttgcaagcatatgaatggttcataagagatcacataccacggtacgagtaaagagtacttgtcggtaacgaggttgaacaaggtatggagataccgatgatcaaacctcggacaagtaaaatatcgcgagacaaagggaattgacatcgtatgtaaatggttcaatcgatcactaagtcatcgttgaatatgtgggagccattatggatctccagatcccgctattggttattgctcggagaggagtctcgaccatgtctgcatagttcgcgaaccgtagggtgacgcgcttaaggttcgatgtcgcataagtagatttgaatatggtatggagacgaagtttgttcggagtctcggatgtgatccaggatgtcacgaggaggtccggaatagtccggagaataagattcatataagggaagttgatttctggtttcggaaatgttcggaatttttccggtggttggtggaaggttctagaaggttccggaggggtcctccatggggcccacgacctaggaggcctagcatgggccgaggatgctccctggcctaatgggccaggggcacattgcCCCCAATGCCCACGCCcgccaacccctagggtttcctagggggatcaacaggggaggggaaagccctctccccctcttggccgccgccccctaaccctagatgggaaagggggccaccttggccggctgccccctatataaagaggggagggggtggccggccacaccccccatccattgcctcctcctctggccgcctctccctccaccatacgctgctccggcttaggcgaagccctgcagtttttcttcctccactaccaccaccacgccgtcgtgctgctggagtttggaggagatctaccacacctccgctgcccgctggaacgggagaggaaggagcttcatcgacaccgtacgcgcgaccgagtacggaagtgctgccggattgcagcaccggggacgatcgtctacaccaacaacgagattaatctcgtaggctttggaatcttcgagggttagtctcatctccatctcgttgcttcgatcttgtagattagatcttgggtgttccatagattagatcttggatttattcgtcttgcggtaggaaaatttttgttttctatactacgaatcccatcagtggtatcagagccatgtctatgcatagatctgttgcacgagtagaacacaatggttttgtgggcggtgatgctcttgttgctttagtttgtgtactttgcttcttgcgggatggtgggatgaagcggcccgggctaaccttacatgaccgcgtctcatgagacttgctccacgcttgacatgcaacttgtattgcataagtggctttgcgggtgtctgtctctcccaccatagtgaagattgtaatttacacttctattgtcaacactagtatcaccgttgtggttcatgttcgtaggtagattggatcttactcgaaaaccctaaaccacgtaaaatatgcaaaccaaattagaggcgtctaacttgtttttgcagggtttggtgatgtgatatggccatgatgtgatggtgattatatttgatgtatgagatgttcattattgtattatggcaaccggcaggagcctaatggttgtctttaattttgttaaagacctgcgtgtctattcatcatgtaatagctttatttcaagtagttgttatagtagctataagtgatggacaaccatgaagcggcgccactgaccttgacgccatgctggtgatgatggagatcatgtccgtgctttggagctggagatcaaaagcacaaagatgaaaggccatatcatatcacacattatgaattgcatgtgatgttaatccttttatgcatcttattttgcttagatcgcgacggtagcattataagatgatccctctcactaaatatcaagataataaagtgttcatccttagtatgcaccgttgctaagacttgtcgtttcgaagcatctcgtgatgatcgggtgtgatagactctacatgtgcatacaacgggtgcaagccagatttgcacacgcggataccaaggttgccttgacgagcctagcatgtacagacatggtctcggaacacgggataccgaaaggtagagcatgagtcatatgaatgatatgatgaacactttgagtgttcgcctttgaagctacatcttttctcgtgaagatcggacttggtgtagtggatttggttcgtgtaatcactaaaacaatgcgagggatgttgttttaagtgggagttcacctagttaatttcagaattaaattgaactcaatttatcataaacttagtctaaactctttgcaaatatgttgtagatcatggcgcgcCCGTCCATCATTTttcaccagttcctagagaaagaaaagcttaagggcaatggtagcaacttcaccgatcgggttccgtcatgtgaggattttcctcacggtggaaacctgcaatttgtgctcgaagcaccgctaggtcccccaccacctcctgcggtgtccgaggacataaagaatgtttatgagactcgggcaactcggtactcgaagttcagtgtgccatcttgtgcagcttagaggcagagctccaaaagcgttttgagcaccacgacccctgtgagatggtgcgtgagctcaaacttatctttgagactcatgcggccgtggagagctatgaggcctcgaagcagttctttacctgcatgatggaagaaggcagctccgttagtgagcacatgctcgtcatgtccgggcatgcgaagaagctcaatgacttggggatgatgatccctaaccagctgggtattcatcgtgtccttcaatcactgccaccaagttacaagaacttcgtgatgaactacaacatgcagaacatgaataaggatttacctgaaatcttttccatgctgaaatctgctgaagtagagattaagaaggagaaccaagtgttgatggtcaacaagaccaccagtttcaaaaagcaaggcaagcctaacaagggtaacttcaagaagggcggcaagaaagttgcaccgcatcctgagaagcctaaggctggtcctaaacctgagactgtgtgctattactgccaggggaaggggcactggaagcgcaattgccccaaatacttggccgatctgaagagcggccacgtcaaaaagaaaggtatatttgatatacatgttattgatgtctatcttactggttctcgtagtagtgcacaggtatttgatactggttcggttgctcacatttgtaactcgaaacaggaactgcggaatagacgaagcctggcaagagacgaggtgacgatgcgcgttggaaatggatccaaagtcgatgtgatcgctgtcggcacgctccctctacatctaccttcgggattagttttaaaccttaataattgttatttggtacctgcgttgagcatgaacattatatctggatcttgtttaatgcaagacggttattcgtttaagtctgagaataatggttgttcgatttatatgagtaatgtcttttatggccatgcacctgagatgaatggtttattcttgttaaatctcgatagtagtgatacacatgttcataacattaatgctaagcgaatgaaattgaatgataattctacttatatgtggcactgtcgtcttggtcatattggagtgaagcgcatgaagaaactccattccgatggacttcttgagtcacttgactttgagtcacttgacagatgcgaagcatgtctaatgggaaaaatgactaagactccattttctggtacaatggagcgagctacagacttattggaaatcatacatacggatgtgtgcggaccaatgagtgtagcatcgcgcggtggttatcgttatgttctaaccttcacggatgatctgagtagatatggatatatttactttatgaaacataagtccgagacttttgagaagttcaaggaattccaaagtgaagtagaaaatcaacgtaacaagaagattaagttttctGCGTtacgatcgcggaggcgaatatctgagttatgagtttggcatgcatttaaagaaatgcggaatactttcacagttgacaccgccgggaacaccacagcgtaatggtgtgtccgaacgtcgtaatcgaactctgttagatatggttcggtctatgatgtctcttaccgatttgccgttgtcgttttggggttatgcattagagacagccgcattcactttaaatagggcaccatctaaatccgttgaaacgacaccgtatgaactatggtttggaaagaaacctaagctgtcgttccttaaagtttggggttgcgaagcttatgtaaagaagttacaacctgacaagctagaacccaaagcggagaaatgcgtcttcataggataccctaaagaaacaattgggtatactttctatcacagatccgaaggcaaaatctttgttgccaagaacggatcctttcttgagaaggagtttctcactaaagaagtgactggaaggaaagtagaactcgacgaggttaatgaaccttctctcatagatcagagtagcgcagtgccggaagaaattcctgcacagcctgcaccgataggagaggaagcgaatgatgatgatcatgaaacttcgaacgaggaagctactgaacctcgcagatcgacgagggaacgtaccactcctgattggtatgatccctgtctgaatgtcatgattgtggacaacaatgatgaggaccctgcgacgtatgaagaagcaatgatgagcccagattccaacaaatggcaagaagccatgaaatccgaaatgggatccatatatgataacaaagtatggactttggtagacttacctgatagccgcaaggctgtcgagaataaatggatctttaagagaaaaacagatgctgatggtaatattactgtctataaagctcgacttgtcgcaaagggtttccgacaaattcaaggagttgactacgatgagactttctcacctgtagcgaagctaaagtctgtgaggattttgttagcaatagctgcatttttcgattatgaaatctggcagatggatgtcaaaatggcgttccttaatggtgatattgaggaagagttgtatatgatacaacccaaaggttttgttgatcctgaaaatgctgacaaggtatgcaaacttcagcgttccatttatggactgaagcaagcatcccggagttggaatctacgctttgatagagtgatcaaagacttcggttttatacggactcatggtgaggcctgtatttacaagaaagtgagtgggagctctgtagcgttcctgatattatatgtagatgacatattattgattgggaatgatatagaactattaagcagtgttaaaggttatttgaataaatgtttttcaatgaaagaccttggtgaagcagcatacattttaggcatcaagatttatagagatagatcaagacgcctaataggcctttcacagagtacatacttggacaagattctaaagaagtttagaatggatgaaagcaagaaggggttcttgcctatgttgccaggtaaggtcttgagtaagactcaaggtccagctacagcagaagaaagagagaggatgagcaagatcccctatgcttcggcagtaggctctctcatgtatgccatgctgtgtactagaccagatatcgcacatgctgttagtttgaccagcagatatcaaagtgatccaggaatggaacactggacagcggtcaagaatatcctgaagtacttgaaaaggactaaggatatgtttctttgttatggcggtgaccaagagctcgttgtaactagttacaccgatgcaagttggaacaccgatccgatgactctaagtctcgatgcaggtacgtgtttatattgaatggtgcggcgatgctggagcagttccaagcggtgcacggtggcgaaatcttcaacgagaatctgaatatatagcggcttcggaggcttcatcggaagcggtatggatgaagaggttcattgttgagcttggtgtggttcctagtgcattggacccgttagtcatttattgtgacaacacgggtgccatcgccaatgcaaaggaaccaaggtcacacaagaagctgaagcatatcaagctgcgttttcattcgattcgcgagtacatcgaagatggtgaagtagagatttgcaaagtacacacggatctgaatgttgcagatccgttgactaaagctctcccaagggcaaagcatgaccaacaccagaatgccatgggtgttaggtaccttacaatgtaatctagattattgactctagtgcaagtgggagactgttggagatatgcccaagaggcaataataaagtggttgttataatatctttgtgtttatgataaatgtttatataccatgctataattgtattaaccgaaacattgatacatgtgtgttatgtaaacaacaaggagtccctagtaagcctcttgtataactagcttgttgattaatagatgatcatggtttcgtgatcatgaacattggatgttattaataacaaggttatgtcattagttgaatgatataatggacacacacccagatgagcgtagcataagatcaagtcatcaagttcatttgctataagctttcaatacatagttgtcttaatccttcgaccatgagatcatgtaaatcacttacaccgaaagggtactttgattacatcaaacgtcattgcgtaaatgggtgacaataaagatgggattaagtatttggaaagtgtgagttgaggcatatggatcaacagtgggatttgtccatcctgatgatggatagatatactctgggccctctcggtggaatgtcatctgattagcttgcaagcatatgaatagttcataagagatcacataccacggtacgagtaaagagtacttgtcggtaacgaggttgaacaaggtatggagataccgatgatcaaacctcggacaagtaaaatatcgcgagacaaagggaattgacatcgtatgtaaatggttcaatcgatcactaagtcatcgttgaatatgtgggagccattatggatctccagatcccgctattggttattgctcggagaggagtctcgaccatgtctgcatagttcgcgaaccgtagggtgacgcgcttaaggttcgatgtcgcataagtagatttgaatatggtatggagacgaagtttgttcggagtctcggatgtgatccaggatgtcacgaggaggtccggaatagtccggagaataagattcatataagggaagttgatttctgggtttcggaaatgttcggaatttttccggtggttgactggaaggttctagaaggttccggaggggtcctccatggggcccacgacctaggaggcctagcatgggccgaggggatgctccctggcctaatgggccaggggcacatggcccccaaggcccaggccggccaaccccctagggtttcctagggggggatcaacttgggggaggggaaagccctctcccccctcttggccgccgcccccctaaccctagatgggaaagggggccaccttggccggctgcccccctatataaagaggggagggggtggccggccacaccccccatccattgcctcctcctctggccgcctctccctccaccatacgctgctccggcttaggcgaagccctgcagtttttcttcctccactaccaccaccacgccgtcgtgctgctggagtttggaggagatctaccacacctccgctgcccgctggaacgggagaggaaggagcttcatcgacaccgtacgcgcgaccgagtacggaagtgctgccggattgcagcaccggggacgatcgtctacaccaacaacgagattaatctcgtaggctttggaatcttcgagggttagtctcatctccatctcgttgcttcgatcttgtagattagatcttgggtgttccatagattagatcttggatttattcgtcttgcggtaggaaaatttttgttttctatactacgaatcccatcacctgccgcttcgcggtgagtgccggatccgtgtccgtgggagcatcttcgcgtacgccttgaagggcatccagattcagatcagggtaccaggagcatgcggagcgcagcgccgtgtcagctccggcacgagccgcggagcattgccactcgcgaatccggtGCCCGGCATCCTTGAGCCGGTTGGCGATGGCGTGATGTTCTccggcagctcctcctcaggccacagcaccttgaagatttGGATGGCGGCGTCTGGTAGGTCGGCAAGgagccggtcgacggagcgcatgtgttgaactcgcgcggagagggcgacaagatagtcatacccatcccagtgcgcgtccagattgggaaattcccgcgccacccgatcctccctcaccttcttcacggcgtagacctgggattccgggaaatgctctacaggaagaaggaaaaagcataaacacaagacaccggcaaaaagcatgtcggaagaacaaggaacG
This region of Lolium perenne isolate Kyuss_39 chromosome 2, Kyuss_2.0, whole genome shotgun sequence genomic DNA includes:
- the LOC127329150 gene encoding uncharacterized protein, producing the protein MMEEGSSVSEHMLVMSGHAKKLNDLGMMIPNQLGIHRVLQSLPPSYKNFVMNYNMQNMNKDLPEIFSMLKSAEVEIKKENQVLMVNKTTSFKKQGKPNKGNFKKGGKKVAPHPEKPKAGPKPETVCYYCQGKGHWKRNCPKYLADLKSGHVKKKGTAE